A single Dechloromonas denitrificans DNA region contains:
- a CDS encoding bifunctional enoyl-CoA hydratase/phosphate acetyltransferase, producing the protein MAAGVDNVPFDEIEIGQSASMSRQLTMDDIELFATVSGNTNPVHLDKNFAANTSHHKIIAHGMWSGALVSGVLGSKLPGSGTVYLGQNLNFEHTVGLGDTVTATVTVIEKKPASNIVILDCICVNQRGEVIVTGNAEVVAPTQKVHRDALDLPEVQLIHHDQHDALLHKCDDLVPVPTAVVYPCNESSLRGAVEAAEAGLISPVLVGPAALIKEIAMTFDLDISPYRLVDVELAPDAAETAARLARDGEVEALMKGSLHTDELMGAVVRKENCLRTRSRISHVFLMNVPTYPRPLLITDAAINIAPTLEDKVHIVQNAINLARVLGVAKPNVAILSAVENINLKIPSTLEAAVLCKMADRGQITGGVLDGPLAFDNAISAEAAKTKGINSPVAGAADILLVPDLESGNMLAKQLSFLANADAAGIVLGAKVPIILTSRADNLRSRLASCAVAALLATANRKAHPAPAGN; encoded by the coding sequence GCCGGTGTCGACAACGTGCCTTTCGACGAGATCGAAATCGGCCAGTCGGCGAGCATGTCGCGGCAATTGACGATGGACGACATCGAGTTGTTCGCCACCGTTTCGGGCAATACCAATCCGGTCCATCTCGACAAGAATTTCGCGGCCAATACCAGCCACCACAAAATCATCGCCCACGGCATGTGGTCGGGGGCGCTGGTCTCCGGGGTGCTGGGTTCGAAGTTGCCGGGGTCGGGCACGGTCTATCTCGGCCAGAATCTCAATTTTGAGCATACCGTCGGCCTCGGCGACACCGTTACCGCAACGGTGACGGTGATCGAGAAAAAGCCGGCCAGCAATATCGTCATCCTCGACTGCATCTGTGTTAACCAGCGTGGCGAAGTCATCGTCACCGGCAATGCCGAGGTCGTGGCGCCGACCCAGAAGGTGCACCGCGACGCGCTCGACCTGCCCGAAGTGCAACTGATCCACCACGACCAGCACGATGCCCTGCTGCACAAGTGCGACGACCTGGTCCCGGTGCCGACGGCGGTGGTTTATCCGTGCAACGAGAGTTCGCTGCGCGGTGCCGTCGAGGCGGCCGAGGCCGGCTTGATCTCGCCGGTCCTGGTCGGCCCGGCCGCGCTGATCAAGGAGATCGCGATGACTTTCGATCTCGACATCAGCCCGTACCGTCTGGTCGATGTCGAACTCGCCCCGGACGCCGCCGAAACGGCCGCCCGCCTGGCGCGCGACGGCGAGGTCGAAGCGCTGATGAAAGGCTCGCTGCATACCGACGAATTGATGGGCGCCGTCGTCCGCAAGGAGAACTGCCTGCGCACGCGTTCGCGGATCAGCCATGTCTTCCTGATGAACGTGCCGACCTATCCGCGCCCGCTGCTGATCACCGATGCGGCGATCAACATCGCCCCGACGCTGGAGGACAAGGTGCATATCGTCCAGAACGCGATCAATCTGGCCCGCGTGCTCGGCGTCGCCAAACCGAACGTGGCGATCCTCTCGGCGGTCGAGAACATCAACCTGAAGATTCCCTCAACGCTGGAAGCCGCCGTGCTGTGCAAGATGGCCGACCGCGGACAGATCACCGGCGGCGTGCTGGACGGCCCGCTGGCTTTCGACAACGCCATCTCGGCCGAGGCCGCCAAGACCAAGGGCATCAACTCGCCGGTCGCCGGCGCCGCCGACATCCTGCTGGTGCCCGATCTCGAATCCGGCAACATGCTGGCCAAGCAGCTTTCCTTCCTGGCCAATGCCGATGCCGCAGGCATCGTCCTCGGCGCCAAGGTGCCGATCATCCTGACCAGCCGCGCCGACAACCTGCGCTCGCGCCTGGCCTCCTGCGCCGTCGCTGCCTTGCTCGCCACCGCCAACCGCAAGGCGCATCCAGCGCCCGCCGGCAACTGA